ATGTCCCTCACCCTGAATGATACACATGCTGTAGGTCCACAACTACACATTTAACAGTGCAAATCAATTGTATACAAAGGTAAACTGTCTCGCCTAATATTACAAAACAACTATATCAAACTATCAAGTTTGTTCACTTCATTGGCTTTGACTTTTCTGTGGTGTAATTAAAGAGATTTGTTGACAAAACATGGAACAGTTCTGTGAAGAGATGGAAATCATATTATTTCTTTAATGAAAAAACGACAGGTAAGTTCTATAGCTATGACCTGCGGTATTGAATACCTAAAGTAACCAGTGTCATCTATAGGTTCGTTGTGTGCTTTACCCACAGTGAACAAATCCTATTCTTAAAGTGAATCGATAATTCTACATCTCTTATAGGGCAAGGAGGTTTGCTTTCTGTGGAATTAAAGTGTATCTCACATAGCATTAGTATAAACTCATTTGATACATGGCACTGCCTTTAGCTGCGAGTGTTTCTTCAAACAAATCAAGTTTTCATACTCCGGACTGCAGAGATACATGTTTATAAGTGGGGAAATACTGCTGATTTAAGCTTGACAAGTGAAATGGTCCCTCTGTACCACTTGCTTTTGGTAGAGCATTCATTTCAACTAGAAGTGGAGGTCAAAGAATCGTTCCCAGTGGAGCACCACATTGGATCTTGAGGGAGTTTATGCCTTTTTAAAGTGACAGATTGCATTCCTCCCAACTAAAAGGAAGAATGCAGTCTGCAATGGTCCCTCTACTTGTTtgtatttatactgaacaaaaatataaatgcaaccatttcaaagactactgagttacagttcacttAAGGAAATTAGTCAATAGAAAAATTCATTAGGCCCATTTCACATGAATAGGAATACAGATATGAGTTTGTTGGTCACCGATACTGTACCtgaaaggtaggggtgtggatcaggaaAACCTGTCAGTACCTGGTGTGTCCACCATTTGCCTCGAGCAGcgcgacatctccttcgcatacagttgatcaggctgctgattgtggcctgtggaatgttgtcccactcccaTTCAATTGCTGTGTgaaattgctggatattggcaggaactggaacacactgttgtacatgtcgatccagagcatccaaaacatgcatccaaaacatcaatgggtgacatgtctggtgagtatgcagggcaTGGAAAAACagacatgttcagcttccaggaattgtgtacagatcgtTGCAACATGggaccatgcattatcatgctgaaacatgaggcgaTGGTGGAGGATGAATGGTAtgaaaatgggcctcaggatcttgtaaCGGTATCTCTGTGCTTTTAAATTGCCATAAATAAAATGCTGTGTtttttgtctgtagcttatggCTGCCtttaccataaccccaccgccaccatggggcactctgttcacaacattgacatctgcaaaccgctcacccacacaacaccatacacatggtctacggttgtgaggatggttggatgtactgccaaattcactaaaatgacattggaggcaacttatggtagaaaaatgaacaatcaatgatctggcaacagctctgttggccattcctgcagtcagcatgccaattgcacactccctcataaCTTGACACCTGTGGCGTTGTGTGAAAAAACGGAACATTTTagtgtccccagtacaaggtgcacctgtgtaatgatcatgctgtttaatcagcttcttgatatagcacacctgtcaggtggatggattatcttggcaaaggataaattcTCAACAGgggtgtaaacaaatttgtgcacaaaataagAGAAATTAAGCTTTTTGTTGCATATGGAAAATTTCTAGGAttgtttatttcagctcatgaaacatgggaccaagactttacacattgtgtatatatattttgttcagtgtatattatgAATATCATTTTTTACTATCCATAGCCTTTGTATTAAGGCACGTGTGGAGTGGTCTCTGATATGCAGTTtgtgtgaaacatacagatacaaACCCAGTTTTTCCCAcagataaaatatattttgcttgACAGTGATAACAGCATTGTCCCAAGCATGTTTAATATGTTGGCCTTGGTTTTCGATCAATGTGTATCTTTCACTACCTTGGGGCCACTGTATTTCACAGTCTCTAGGCTGTTTGCGAGCCTCGTTTTGATTGTTTTTAAACCATGTGAGTCAGAGCTCAGTGCAGATATGGTTTACAATAGTTCCTGCTACTACTTATTCTTAATCTACTAAAACTGTTGTTGCTAGTATGTAGTCAAACTGTGACTTGCTGTCACATGACATACTATGTCATACTTGCTGTCAATGACGAATTATCCGTCTTATTCCTTACCCAGAGTGGGTGAAAACAGGCTTTGCTGATGAAATTTCAATTacgttataaaatacattttaccaagacaaataCTATTATTCATGTTCTGAATCGTTCAGTGGGGTCTTTTTCAAATGTATCAAAATTATGTATTTTTAAATGAATACAACCTTTAATAAACACGGAGCACTAACAGCGGTGCCGCTTCTGGCAGCGACTTTTGAAGTGTTGTGGTGGTCTTCTGCAGTTGTTTTCCGCGGGTCGCAAAATTAACATGACACAAATTGAAAATCAAAAGTTTGCGAAACAGTGCTTTgttgacatttcacagagatACGGTTGTTTTTctgatacattttttgggggaaaaACAGAAATTTCGTGTTAATATGAAAAGAGTATATTAAAATATGAAAATACTACATGTCTTAAAATCGATTAATCTTACCTCTATATTGTCCTCCGGATTCGAGAAGAAAGATGATAAGATCAGCCATGAGCCTGTCAGTTTGCAGTAATTGTCTCACAGCATTCAGCCTAGCTGACCAATGCTGTTTTCCCCCAAAAAATTAACTACTAATTTTTTTTTCTGGCATCCATTGATTTTGTCACCCTAATCTTGGCCATCCTACAAGGATAAAAACCCTATAATTTTTGAACAGATTATGATAGCGACAATGATTGGACACCCTACTTAAGATTATCTTCCTATGTTTGGGTGGTTGATTTAATATAGATTTGATATACATTTTTGTTAGATGTCAAAAATGTGCACCTGTGCTTCAATCAGCTACTTGTTCAACTTCTTTCACAGAAGACCTATGCTGCATATTAAAACTAGAAACAAACTAAGCTTGGTCGAAACATCACACATAACTACAGTATATTGACGACAGTATTCAATTGTCCAGGAGGCTAATGTGGAGGGTTGATGGCATACAGTTGCTGTCACAATACTTAATAAACATACATTCCTTATCTTCTTTCTTTCATGACCACTGACCAGTGAAAGGACTCTAGGTTTTCTCTATACTGTTTCTCTAACAGTCCTCAGGTCAGTAATGGTGAAGAGAAGAATACCAGGTAAGGTGCAGTATCTACTGTAGTATCTATCTGTATGACTTGACTTGGGATATAGTCTTGACTGCTGTCTCTCCCCCTAACCTCTTATCAATTGTCTCAAATGTTTTAGAGTTCTGATGTGATGAAGATTTTCTGTTCTTTTTAAGATGTATTGAGATTACAGTACAAATCCAATAAGCGCTATATATCACATATGGGAACACCAAAGATCCTATGTAATGTTGACAATGAAAAAAGACAAATGAAAATGGGAAACTTCACTAAGGCGCGGGTTATTCAGGGATCTGGTACTTGGTTTGGACCATTGCGTTGCTTAGTAAATACATCCGTGATGTCATTTGCAGTGACTATATTGTGTAGCTATCCATTGAAGGTTGTGCTGAAATTCATAAAACaggctgcacttgaagaaacagaAAACATTTGTACAGTCGGCTATACTGTGGTGTTATTCAATCAATTAAATGTAAAGCCCTTTaaatcagcagttgtcacaaaaagTGCTTGTACAGTGACCTGGCCCAGAGCAAACAGAAGCAGAGATGAACAGTGATCAGGAATCACTCCCTGAAAGGAAGACACCTAGAGATGAATCCGGCTTCGAGGGGAGGCCCGTCCTTATTGCATGAAAACATATCAAGAGATCTGTGACGTTACGAGGTGTTGCCAGTCTTTTACTGCAAGGAGACGTGAGTGAACCTAATTGAGAACAGCAGCCATAGGGCTGGTAGACCATACAGATGTTCGTGAAGATGCTATTGCTGTGTGTAAATCACTTGTGGATTGGTTATGAAGATGCTTGCAGACTGGGACGGTGGGACTACAGGCAGCCCAATTTGTAATTTAAGTCTGTGGGATTTTTGTTAGGACTGGACATTTGCTTTAAATTACACTGAAGATTTCTTCTAATTTGAGGGGTAAGTTTATCAGTTAATTCCTGTAAAATATGTAACCCGCATGAATACAAACAGTATGACAACTTCTAGTGCACAGGTTTGTTTTTCATTCGGCAAGCATACTTCACCTGATCCAACATGGAAAGTTACATTAGAATTCCCCTTTAGCAATGCATAAAACATTTCTCCACATTAGCTTTTGATAGGCATAGGTTATATATTTATATCTCAACATAGACCATAGAATAAAAATACAGAGCAGTGTTTATTACAATGCAATTCCCTTCCTTTCGAGGATAATCTATTCATTATTATTAATCTTGGAATTACAAGCACAAAAGGTGTTTCTTTGTGAAAATTCTGGATGGGCTATTAAAATTGAATAGAGGACATTGTAACCATTTTTCGGATAAGATATTTGATCAAAAATCTTCAAATGCAACCATAGgtattacattttttgtttatttgtttgttttcatCAAGTGCCTTCATCTGATATGGAAAACAACGTCAGCTGGGTCCATCCCTACGGCAACCACTCCTCTGGAGCTTATGGGAGACCTGGCTGCCGTTACACCACTGCTGAACTGATCCTCATCGTCATAGTGACCGGCTCGCTCAGCTTCATCACCGTCCTGGGCAACGTTCTGGTGATGCTGTCAATCAAAGTCAACCGCCACCTCCAGACAGTCAACAACTACTTCCTGTTCAGCCTGGCGTGTGCTGACCTCATCATCGGTCTGCTCTCCATGAACCTCTACACCCTCTATATCGTGAAGGGCTACTGGCCCCTGGGTGCGGTCATCTGTGACCTGTGGTTGGCCTTGGACTACGTGGTCAGCAACGCTTCGGTTATGAACCTCCTGATCATCTGCTTCGACCGCTACTTCTGCGTGACCCGACCATTGACCTACCCATCCAGGCGGACCACCAGACTGGCTGGGCTGATGATCACAGCAGCCTGGCTCCTGTCTCTGTTCCTTTGGGCCCCGGCCATCCTCTTCTGGCAGTCCTTCGTCGGCAAACGGATCGTCCCTGATGGGGAGTGCTACATCCAGCTCCTGTCCAAACCCTCGGTTACACTGGGGATGACGCTATCCGCATTCTACCTGCCGGCGGTCATCATGATTGTCCTGTACACCCGGATCTCCTTTGCCAGCCGCAGTCGCCTCACTGCAGAGCTGCATAGTAGCAGAGCGAGGACCTCTAGTGGACGACCGAAACAAAGCTGCCATCTGAAGAGGAGCTGCGTCTCAACCCAGACAGACACTGAGCCAAAGAGCGACTTGGCCATTTCCATCGAAGCAGAGACGATTGTCTGCGCTAAGCAGGGGATTATCAAGGCCCTGAAAGACTCTACAGAGCAGGCCAACAATAATGTCATCCCCACTTCAGACGTTACCCCCTCTCTAGACCAATTACCTAGTGAGATTAACCAAGACTGCAGATGGTCCAACAGTAGGGTCACGTTCAATCGCACAGGGGATAAGAACAGCTCTGCTACCAAGGTCTCCCAGCCAAGCTCTATCCTTAATGGCTCCAATACAACTAGTCAGCTCAGAAAAATATTTTCCCCATTTCCCAGCTTCAGTAAGACCCAGGTGAAGAGGAGAAGGATTGTAGCGAGGGAGAGGAAAGTGACCAAGACTATTTTTGCTATTCTCCTGGCCTTCattctcacctggactccttatAGCGTCATGGCCATCATTGGCACCTACTGTCACTTCTGTGTCCCAGACAC
This sequence is a window from Oncorhynchus gorbuscha isolate QuinsamMale2020 ecotype Even-year linkage group LG01, OgorEven_v1.0, whole genome shotgun sequence. Protein-coding genes within it:
- the chrm4b gene encoding muscarinic acetylcholine receptor M4 — protein: MLSIKVNRHLQTVNNYFLFSLACADLIIGLLSMNLYTLYIVKGYWPLGAVICDLWLALDYVVSNASVMNLLIICFDRYFCVTRPLTYPSRRTTRLAGLMITAAWLLSLFLWAPAILFWQSFVGKRIVPDGECYIQLLSKPSVTLGMTLSAFYLPAVIMIVLYTRISFASRSRLTAELHSSRARTSSGRPKQSCHLKRSCVSTQTDTEPKSDLAISIEAETIVCAKQGIIKALKDSTEQANNNVIPTSDVTPSLDQLPSEINQDCRWSNSRVTFNRTGDKNSSATKVSQPSSILNGSNTTSQLRKIFSPFPSFSKTQVKRRRIVARERKVTKTIFAILLAFILTWTPYSVMAIIGTYCHFCVPDTAWTMGYWLCYINSTVNPVCYALCNVTFRKTFKNLLRCQYRNTGVEVRMM